Within the Osmerus mordax isolate fOsmMor3 chromosome 6, fOsmMor3.pri, whole genome shotgun sequence genome, the region tctCCCTCCTGGCCCAGGGCTTCCACTCCCCCCACCTGCTCCTGGGAAGACCCTGCTACGGAGCCAGCTCCACTCACTGAGGACCAACAGTAGTCATATGTTTCATAAAGGCACACATGCAAAATAAAGTGAAATAAGCTTACAAGTTAGCAACGACTTTTAGTCAGCTGCTCAGAAAAGATCTCACATTGCAAACACACTTGTGTACTTGCTTTCGAacaggcaggcaaacacacacacatggaatgtCAATGTTGGGAGCTTACTCTGGAGGCCACCCTCCACCCTGTGCCCATTTGAAAGGCCACCCCTGTGGTGTTGGGTGGATTCCGGGTCCAGAGTTTGGAGGCCTGGCCCTGGCTTGGTGCCTTTTATGTCAGGCAGCCTACAGTATACAGGGGGAATTAACAACACACTGAAATCCCACTGCCTATTGGGCAGCTTTAGGAAATGTCAGCAGTACTTCCCTTTCCACCGCACAACCATCTGCAGtggtataaaatataaatgactTGTGTCTAAATGTCAATTATCAACAATAGTGGCCTGTCGATTTGTGCTTAGTCTCACCTTGCAGCCTGTCCAGGAAGTATCCCATTGTGGGAGTGTCGATGAGGACCAGGACCTCTCTGTAAAAGAGAACAAGGTGATGTTGACAAGCCTTGAAAACATCCTTGAATCGCTCTGCCAACCCATACTACTGCTCTCCTACCAGTAGCACTGGTAAAAGAGTTGTACACATATTTCAATGGGAGTCTTCGATCAATGGGGTCTCACAAACATGAAAATAACTTATATCAGCTCAGAGCCCTCCTCAACTCACTCAATGCACATTTCATTAGATCCACAACCTAGAAATCTCCATTCACTTTTTGCACAGGATGACTTAAAAAGTTAACCAGACCAGTGCTCCTAACCACAAACTACACAGATTATTGTATAACATCACTGGTCAATTCAAATGTGCAAAGGGGTACATGTTGGGTGTACCTGTAATCTGCCAGGGGTGGTCAGAGAGAGGGTTAGTTGCAGAGTGTCACTCAGCTTGTTGACCAGACGCTCCTGGACACTACTGGAGGAGTCCTGGAAGATCAGAGGGACGTACACAGACTGACAGTGAGACTGCTGTTATGGCTTTGATTCACGTCCACTCAAACGAGTGGATGAAATGGTCAAATGTAAAATTTTGttgctaaaatgtaaaaaatcggATATAAATGACCACAAATTCAAGCTGAAATTCTACATTTTAGTACAGAGCCAAACAGCTCAGACGTTGTCCAAATACCTGTGGAGTGCACTGATCTGCAAACGGTCCTTTTTCCTATGAGGATTATGTGTacgatgtgtgtgactgtatgagCGATTGATCTTACAGTGACTGCATTGGGGTGTTAACAATGGACTGAATTGATCCCAAGCTCACCTTACACTGTGAAAGAGCTCCCAAAGCTTTCTTGTAATACTGCGTAGCTTTCTTCAGGTCTCTCAGCTTTAAGCGAGCCTCACCCAACCCCTCATACGCTTGACATTGCCCCTTATAGTCGTCTGGGGAGGtaagagggagggcggggggaaaAGAATGAAGGACCATTATATTGATCGataaattgagagagagagagagagagagagaaccaaagatacagagagagaatcaCGAAAGTTAATTAGGAAAAAATATAATGAAGGAAGACAGAAAAGAGCAggtggtgagagacagagagggagggagacagggatgagAGAAACGGAAAAGGTGAGAGGAAGATCATTGCGTAGGCAACAGGGAGCGCTATGAGGTACTTGGTGACAGTGACAGATCATTAGAGGATGCGGATAACagcggtggggggcgggggatggtgtgtgtgtgtgtgtggggggggggggcatcacatGGGCCTAAGACAGGTTGTTGTTAGCCCATTAGGAGTCCACAGAGATGTTGACATTTGATAGATATAAATCGAAGTTGGACAGAGATATCTAGAATCATTCATGTGGTCTATGACTTAGATACAGcaaaatgattaaaaaaaacaaacatggaaaGTGGATGGTATGATGCAATCCAACTATTCCAGGATACAATACAAGCTACTGAAGGACAGGATATGGTTTTCCAAACTGAAAAGGTCAGCAGTTTACCCAAATGTGATTCCGGGATCTGAAAACAATAACCTTCCACCAATAGCCTTCCACATACAGACTTTTTGAAGCTTGCCTGTAGCTCCCCTGGCTAACGCAAACCCATGTCTAAATGAATAACGCATGGGTCAGTAGCAGAAGAAAGCTGACGAAAATATGACTGGGTCCACCAGGACTACCTGTGTCTTTGAAGGCCTGCAGGGCATGGAGGTAGTTCTCAGCGGCTTCCTCGTGCTGGCCTAGCTGACTGAGGGCAAAGCCCAGGTTACTGAAGCACCTGCCCTGGGAACGGCGACTCCCCTGGGAGcctggagagatggagtggaGCACCTATGAGGGAAATGCACCGCGGCTAATGGCGGAGGGCCTTTAAAACACTCAGCTTCCCACTTGAGACACGTTTTCCTGAGAGCTAACAGATCTTTTCGTGCATTCCTTTCCGCGCATTCCTTCGATCGGAGCTGACGCACATGCTGTTCAAAAGTACACACGTTACGTCAGCATGAGTCATTCAGCAGTGCTGTCGTAAGCACTCTGGTGGATCGTGTGGGAGTACCCCTGAGTGAGTTCGGTcccaaatacatacacacacacacacaagcacacacataattCACTTGTCCTAATGAGAGCTGTCCAGAGACAAATTAAAGCCATTATTAAAGCCATGTActgtagagcacacacacatgtaatgaAATGGCTGAAATTACATGCATTTATACCCACTTAAACAGACGTACACCACCATCATGAATGGTACTGTCTAATGCACCTCCAATATTAATAGGTAGGAGAGTATGTGAGCGGACCTCTCTCATGCAACCACTACCTCACCTTTCTGATCATTTACCATCATTCTGTCTTCCTTTGTGGCTTTTTTAGTCATCCTATTCCTCAATTCCCTTACCCTCTCTGTTATGTCTTTCCTCTCAACCTCCCTATTCTGCCTTTCACTTCTCACTATCTTTACCTAACTGTTCCCTCTCTTTCAATATGAAATGTGCCCACGTCCGTCTCACTCTTCAgtacctccacccccccgccacccccatgCTCACCGTGCAAGCTGGCTGCCTGAGTGTGGTATTCCAGGGCCTGCCTGTACTTGCCCAGGGAGTTGTGTGCGGCACCCAGGTTCTGCAGGACCACTGCCAGCCTGCTGGGCTTGGCCCCAATGCCAGCTAGGGGCAGCGCCCGCTCATAGCAGCTTGCAGCCTCCTGAAACAGCTTCAGCTGGGAGAAACTCAAGCCCAGGTCATTGTACAGGTCACCTGGCAGAGGCATGGGAGAagtagaagagagacagagggtgcacacaaggaaagagggagaggggggggtaaagagggagagggggatgatgtGTGCGGGTGGCAGCCTTTTTTATTCGAAAGAAATATGACAGATGATTCTAATAATGAGTCCCTCTTTACTTAGCTTCTACTGCACAAGCACAATCTGACCTACATTGCAGGTGGTAATCTACCTACCCAGTGACTCTGGGTCTTTGATGTCCTCGCTAAGTTCCAGGCACTCTGTCAGCACgttgatgatgtcatccatGGTGAAGTCATCGGACCGGAGCATGTGACTTCCTGCCTCTTTGAGGGCCATGGCTGCGGTGTCCAATTTGCCTGCCACCCTGTAGCTCTCCCCGGCCCTCTGGTAGCTGCTGGCGGCCAAGCTCCACTCCTGCTTGCACAAATCATAGGTCCGATCCATAACCAAGTCTTCAGAAAAATGCCCgtacacttcctgttttgttttACTGGAATACAAATTCTATTAAATCCTGCGTTCTTTCAGCAAGACTTGAACACATGACTTGAACATATGGAGATACTGTAGAGGGCAGAAGCATGCGCACAGTTATGCCACGTCCCCACCGTGGGAAAAATCAATGTTCTGTGATGGGGGTGAGATTGAAACCCTGATTGCTGCTCTTCAGTTAGAATTTGGATGAATGCTCCCCAGGTAGTGACCCATTTACTACACGAGGAAAAAAGACTGTCTCACATAATCAAATGACTGATAGGATCGTCCAATCACCTGATTGTCTGTTTGCTAAGATTTTCTTGGGATCTTTAATCACCGTTCTTGGTGAATCAAATGCTTTGTCCGTTAGTGTATTCCAGACCACATCCATGAGCTTAAAGTATTGAGTTCTGCATGTGCAGAAGTTATGAGGGTGGTtaaatgctgcttcagcaacTTACTAATGGGCCACAGAATGCAAAGCTCCATGTACAGTAATCCTTCCCTATTAAGAAGCAAGGCATGCATTTATTAAATGGAAAGGAAATTGATTTGTGGGCAATATCCTACTTCAGAAGGGCATCCCTCAAGCGCACATCTTAGTTTTCCCATGATAAAAAGTAAGATGAAATACATGCTTAAGTTAAGCTACCATATAAGATAAACTGTATGAAAGGTAAGCTCAGATAATATTTCATTGTGGAGCAAACAATGTTACATATCATCAAGTTTTAGATGCAGTAACTCTATTCTTCAGTGTCAGAGGCTATGTATGACAAGTGC harbors:
- the LOC136943852 gene encoding tetratricopeptide repeat protein 24, with the translated sequence MASDSSPSQEGKKRKKKSDRAVKCKDNGAGIATVHVDIDELTASGHSALQGGNCEEALSCFKKAFKASIELKETRVQRVCAFNLGAAYVEAGKPQKGLEFLTRAQPGERGERVADLQFNLGVARDVLGELGQATGHYLQAAQLYRSQGDGASEGDTCMKMARCHFLLQEWSLAASSYQRAGESYRVAGKLDTAAMALKEAGSHMLRSDDFTMDDIINVLTECLELSEDIKDPESLGDLYNDLGLSFSQLKLFQEAASCYERALPLAGIGAKPSRLAVVLQNLGAAHNSLGKYRQALEYHTQAASLHGSQGSRRSQGRCFSNLGFALSQLGQHEEAAENYLHALQAFKDTDDYKGQCQAYEGLGEARLKLRDLKKATQYYKKALGALSQCKDSSSSVQERLVNKLSDTLQLTLSLTTPGRLQRGPGPHRHSHNGILPGQAARLPDIKGTKPGPGLQTLDPESTQHHRGGLSNGHRVEGGLQMSGAGSVAGSSQEQVGGVEALGQEGDQTQRETTGEEAGHVSPLRGVTPEQSGHVNVLPGANRNLNNTYEHPDPHYQNQSISGSIGNTQQSDHLYESIKTGKTQMNSEIPLVEDQEAPPTSGSVNEDATALIKKWKSRICTVM